A region from the Vicia villosa cultivar HV-30 ecotype Madison, WI linkage group LG3, Vvil1.0, whole genome shotgun sequence genome encodes:
- the LOC131656355 gene encoding agamous-like MADS-box protein AGL80 — MTRKKVKLAFIENNTARKVAYKKRNKSLLKKVDEISTLCGIEACAIIYGPYDPQPEIWPSPSGVEKVLSKFKTAPEFDQSRRMVDQESFLKQRISKAEKQLKRQWADNKEIETTMLMFQCLNAGNVVQNNMSMGDLNELSRMINHNLRKIGRRIESVDSENINQQNPIESQVMAAQSEVQLPMAPPPPLLPPPPPPPTVPDNDDIEMMSRLGWL, encoded by the coding sequence ATGACTAGGAAGAAGGTGAAACTTGCTTTCATTGAGAACAATACCGCAAGGAAGGTAGCATACAAGAAAAGAAACAAGAGTTTATTGAAGAAGGTCGATGAAATATCAACACTTTGTGGTATCGAGGCTTGTGCGATTATTTATGGCCCATACGATCCTCAACCTGAGATCTGGCCATCACCATCGGGAGTTGAAAAGGTGCTTTCGAAGTTCAAGACAGCACCGGAGTTTGACCAAAGCAGAAGGATGGTGGATCAAGAGAGTTTTCTGAAACAAAGAATTTCCAAGGCTGAAAAGCAACTGAAAAGGCAATGGGCAGATAACAAAGAGATTGAAACAACCATGCTGATGTTTCAATGTCTCAATGCTGGGAATGTCGTGCAGAACAATATGTCGATGGGTGATTTGAATGAACTTTCTCGCATGATTAATCATAATTTGAGGAAGATTGGTAGAAGGATTGAATCAGTTGATAGTGAAAATATTAATCAACAAAATCCAATCGAAAGTCAAGTCATGGCTGCTCAAAGCGAAGTCCAACTCCCTATGGCACCGCCACCACCACTACTACCACCCCCGCCGCCACCACCAACCGTACCTGATAATGATGATATTGAAATGATGAGTAGGTTGGGATGGCTATGA